A window of Infirmifilum lucidum contains these coding sequences:
- a CDS encoding DUF371 domain-containing protein — MIDGIVATDELEAYGHPNIRATHRSTLEITKDKSLTPRGDCILGVSATKSASELSEELKDSLHRGHLLVVILLIPGTGLFDYFTAKGSPGLLFTDSRSLVIRKSGYIDGRTIAIHSSKAARDIRRDLVEGLKNTSTRLRVIFTTTSQRYPNETILKHIIEGT; from the coding sequence TTGATCGATGGCATTGTTGCGACAGACGAGCTAGAAGCCTATGGGCACCCAAACATAAGGGCTACGCACAGATCTACTCTCGAGATAACGAAGGACAAATCACTTACGCCACGGGGAGACTGCATACTAGGCGTCTCGGCAACAAAGTCCGCTAGCGAGTTATCGGAGGAGCTCAAAGACTCTCTACACAGGGGGCACCTACTCGTAGTAATACTGCTCATACCGGGCACAGGACTCTTCGACTACTTTACTGCCAAAGGGTCGCCTGGCCTTCTCTTTACAGACTCTCGCTCACTAGTCATAAGGAAGAGTGGCTACATCGATGGCAGGACTATAGCCATCCATTCTAGTAAGGCCGCTAGGGACATCAGGCGGGATCTCGTAGAGGGACTCAAAAACACCAGCACTCGACTCAGAGTTATTTTCACAACAACGTCCCAGCGCTATCCAAATGAAACAATCCTAAAACACATAATTGAAGGCACCTAA
- a CDS encoding DNA-directed DNA polymerase I — MLYLFSVRYSGAEGRAVMYFYDDEGGTLRAVPDHSGHKPYLLTELPPEELLEKYPEVVRHPGFNKLDVVEKYDALSDRWVKMTKVEALDPLSIGGSPKSIREVLRGHTWESKIKYHHCYIYDRQLIPGMPYVLTNGEPKPVEVEVPESIRRLVKSLSEDKIQEEEMLEWARLLNAPIPKIRRIAIDIEVESEAFRVPSPKLAEDRVIAVSYYSSDGKRGVLLLRRRSEDEEKSINIPGAEVRFFDNEKDLLHAVFTLLDSYPVVLTFNGDNFDLPYLYSRALKLGFKKENVPIVWSEKAEYAELRNSIHIDLYKFFTNKSMKVYAFGNKYREGQTLDEIALALLGKGKVKHEDTIPEMSYEKLAEYSFRDAELTYELTAFSDDLVMKLIILMMRISKLPMEDLTRHNISAWIRNMFYFEHRQRGWLIPNPEEIIQQKGETSTKAIIKGKKYLGAIVIDPIPGVYFNVLVVDFASLYPSVIKTGNLSYETVRCPHEECKKNIVPGTTHWVCTRKKGMMSSLIGILRDLRVYVYKKVAKESKDDEEKQQYEVIQSALKVFLNASYGVFGSEAFPLYCPPVAESTTALGRYAILKTMRRAVDLGIPVLYGDTDSLFLWNPTQEQLEKLLQSILDELRIDLSIDKEYKWVVFSERKKNYLGALKDGRVDVKGLVGKKRNTPDFIKNLFTDITSALSQAENITSFEESIEKIREDIKRAIRLLKEGEIPLDQLAFNVVLTKDLEEYNKTTPQHKKAAQQLLMEYRKLYGSVPMSVTRGSLVSYIKTRDKQGVKHLQLARIDEVDVEKYLEVMKTTLEQVLDALEISFDELLGVSPIDEFLRPQQK; from the coding sequence GTGCTGTACCTATTCTCTGTTAGGTATTCCGGAGCAGAAGGAAGAGCCGTAATGTACTTCTACGACGATGAGGGCGGAACATTGAGGGCTGTTCCTGACCACAGCGGGCATAAACCCTACCTTCTGACAGAACTTCCACCAGAAGAACTCCTAGAGAAGTACCCCGAGGTAGTGCGACACCCGGGCTTTAATAAACTCGACGTAGTCGAAAAGTACGACGCGCTAAGCGACCGCTGGGTTAAGATGACAAAGGTAGAGGCTCTAGACCCATTGTCAATCGGGGGGTCTCCTAAAAGCATCCGCGAGGTATTAAGAGGGCACACTTGGGAGTCAAAGATCAAGTATCACCACTGCTACATCTACGACAGGCAATTGATTCCAGGCATGCCCTACGTGCTGACAAACGGAGAGCCTAAGCCCGTTGAAGTAGAGGTTCCAGAGAGTATTAGGAGGCTTGTCAAGAGTCTGAGCGAGGACAAGATCCAAGAGGAGGAAATGCTCGAGTGGGCCAGGTTGCTGAATGCTCCGATACCCAAGATCCGGAGGATAGCTATAGACATCGAAGTCGAGTCTGAAGCTTTTAGAGTTCCCAGCCCTAAACTGGCAGAGGACAGGGTCATTGCAGTTTCCTACTACTCTTCCGACGGTAAGAGAGGGGTTCTGCTTCTGAGGAGGCGGAGTGAAGATGAGGAAAAATCCATAAACATCCCAGGTGCAGAAGTCAGGTTCTTCGACAATGAAAAGGATCTCCTACACGCTGTATTCACTCTCCTCGACAGCTACCCCGTCGTCCTGACATTTAACGGCGACAATTTCGACCTCCCCTATTTATACAGTAGGGCATTAAAGCTGGGTTTTAAGAAAGAGAACGTGCCTATAGTATGGAGTGAAAAAGCCGAGTATGCAGAGCTCCGCAACTCAATACACATCGACCTCTACAAATTCTTCACCAACAAGTCGATGAAGGTGTATGCTTTCGGGAACAAGTACAGGGAAGGGCAAACCCTCGACGAAATAGCTCTAGCACTCCTGGGCAAAGGTAAAGTTAAGCATGAGGATACGATCCCGGAGATGAGTTATGAGAAGCTAGCCGAGTATAGCTTCCGGGACGCTGAGCTAACGTACGAGCTTACAGCGTTCAGCGACGACTTGGTAATGAAGCTGATAATCCTGATGATGAGAATTTCAAAGCTACCGATGGAAGACCTAACACGGCACAATATTTCTGCCTGGATACGCAACATGTTTTATTTTGAACACAGGCAGAGGGGATGGCTCATACCTAACCCCGAAGAGATAATCCAACAAAAGGGAGAGACTTCAACGAAAGCCATCATTAAGGGCAAAAAGTACCTCGGAGCCATAGTCATAGACCCCATACCCGGCGTGTACTTCAACGTTTTAGTCGTAGATTTCGCCAGCCTGTACCCGAGCGTGATCAAAACAGGTAACCTAAGTTACGAGACGGTTCGGTGCCCCCACGAGGAATGCAAGAAGAACATTGTGCCCGGAACGACCCACTGGGTCTGTACGAGGAAAAAAGGCATGATGTCATCACTCATTGGCATCCTTAGAGACCTACGTGTATATGTATACAAGAAGGTAGCCAAAGAGAGCAAGGACGATGAAGAAAAACAACAATACGAGGTGATCCAGTCAGCGCTAAAAGTATTCCTGAATGCAAGCTACGGCGTATTCGGCTCAGAGGCCTTCCCGCTCTACTGCCCACCAGTAGCTGAGAGCACTACAGCGCTAGGCAGGTACGCAATTTTGAAAACCATGCGTAGAGCCGTAGATCTAGGGATACCAGTCCTTTACGGGGACACAGATAGCCTCTTCCTGTGGAACCCCACGCAAGAACAACTCGAGAAACTCCTCCAGTCTATCCTGGATGAGTTGAGAATAGACCTCAGCATAGACAAGGAGTACAAATGGGTTGTATTCAGCGAGAGGAAGAAGAACTACCTGGGGGCTCTCAAGGACGGAAGAGTAGACGTTAAAGGCCTTGTAGGGAAGAAGAGGAATACTCCAGACTTTATAAAGAACCTGTTTACAGACATTACATCCGCTCTCTCCCAGGCCGAGAACATTACGTCCTTCGAGGAGAGCATCGAGAAGATAAGAGAAGATATAAAGAGAGCAATAAGACTCCTAAAGGAAGGAGAGATACCACTAGACCAGTTAGCCTTCAACGTTGTTCTTACCAAAGACTTAGAGGAGTACAACAAGACAACACCGCAGCACAAGAAAGCCGCCCAGCAGCTCCTAATGGAGTACCGGAAACTGTACGGTAGCGTACCAATGAGCGTCACCAGGGGAAGCCTTGTCAGCTACATAAAAACTAGGGACAAGCAGGGCGTGAAGCACTTGCAACTAGCGAGAATCGATGAAGTAGATGTTGAGAAGTATTTGGAAGTCATGAAGACAACACTGGAGCAAGTCCTAGACGCGCTAGAAATCAGCTTCGATGAGCTACTGGGAGTCTCGCCAATAGACGAGTTCCTCAGACCCCAACAGAAATAG
- a CDS encoding 50S ribosomal protein L40e — MPIRDPEKLQLALDHHFKVKICRKCNARNPWEAERCRRCHSRDLRPKRYKK, encoded by the coding sequence ATGCCTATTAGAGACCCTGAGAAACTCCAGCTAGCTCTGGATCACCACTTTAAGGTAAAGATATGTAGAAAATGTAATGCGCGCAATCCCTGGGAAGCTGAAAGGTGTCGCAGGTGTCACAGCCGCGACCTTAGGCCTAAGCGGTACAAGAAGTAG
- the fen gene encoding flap endonuclease-1, with amino-acid sequence MGVDIKELVEPVAREVELNLLTGKAVAIDAYNSLYQFLATIRQKDGTPLMDAQGNITSHLNGLFYRTINYVENGIRPVYVFDGKPPEVKLRELERRQQVKAEAEKRYLEALERGDLEEARIYAQQTSRLTSSMVEDAKKLLTYMGIPFVQAPSEGEAQAAFMTRRGDVWASGSQDYDSLLFGSVRLVRNLAITGKRKLPRKEVYVEVKPEVVELEELLSFHGITREQLVVIGILVGTDYNPGGVKGYGVKKALKLVKELGDPVKVFKAIPWEFETPPDVIMQLFLEPEVTENYSLQWREPDKEKVIKFLVDEHQFSINRVENALERLEKAYKTFFKQASLESWFGF; translated from the coding sequence GTGGGGGTTGACATAAAGGAGCTCGTTGAACCGGTTGCTAGGGAAGTCGAGCTAAACTTGCTTACGGGCAAGGCTGTAGCTATAGATGCTTACAACAGCCTCTACCAGTTTCTAGCGACGATCAGGCAGAAAGATGGAACTCCACTCATGGACGCCCAGGGGAACATCACCAGCCACCTTAATGGGCTCTTCTATAGGACAATCAATTACGTAGAGAATGGCATTAGACCTGTCTATGTCTTTGACGGTAAACCGCCAGAAGTAAAGCTCAGAGAACTTGAGAGGCGGCAGCAGGTGAAAGCCGAGGCTGAAAAGAGGTACCTAGAAGCCCTTGAGAGGGGCGATTTAGAAGAAGCCCGCATATACGCCCAGCAGACAAGTCGGCTTACGAGTTCTATGGTAGAAGACGCTAAAAAGCTCTTAACATACATGGGTATACCCTTTGTTCAGGCACCCAGCGAGGGTGAGGCTCAAGCCGCGTTCATGACGCGGAGAGGCGATGTGTGGGCGTCGGGAAGCCAGGATTACGACTCGCTTCTCTTTGGGTCAGTTAGGCTTGTCCGCAATCTAGCGATTACAGGGAAGAGGAAGTTGCCGAGAAAGGAAGTATACGTGGAGGTGAAGCCTGAAGTTGTCGAACTCGAGGAACTATTGTCTTTTCACGGCATAACACGTGAACAGCTAGTAGTCATAGGCATACTAGTAGGTACAGATTACAACCCTGGAGGTGTCAAGGGCTATGGCGTTAAGAAAGCACTAAAGCTCGTCAAGGAGCTCGGCGACCCTGTAAAAGTCTTCAAGGCTATACCCTGGGAGTTCGAAACTCCTCCAGACGTGATCATGCAACTTTTCCTCGAGCCCGAGGTTACGGAGAACTATTCGCTACAGTGGAGGGAGCCGGACAAAGAGAAGGTGATAAAGTTCCTAGTCGACGAACACCAGTTCTCTATAAACAGGGTGGAAAACGCCCTCGAGAGGCTAGAGAAGGCTTACAAGACATTCTTCAAACAGGCGTCATTAGAAAGCTGGTTCGGGTTCTAG